In Botrytis cinerea B05.10 chromosome 3, complete sequence, the genomic stretch TATCTCTGACGCCCCTTTCTTTCGCATCTGAAACCGACAGGAAAGAGGCAGGCGAAGAATTATGAGATCTAAGCGAAGGTCCAAAAGACGAGGTGCGAAGAAGTTCATGTTCTCTCGATGCAGATAGCAAGGGGTTAGAACTTTGGTATTTCATAGTGATGCTTCTGCGAAGTCGAGAAAAGGTACCAGTTGTTGCTCCGGTCATGGTATTGGTGGTTGTTTCGTCAAATGAACGTGGAGGAGTCAACTCGTTGTCAGAGCGGGAATATGTTGATATGGGTGTTGGAGGACCCCAACCTCTTGATCGGGAGCGCGAGTTGACAGATTCATCCGAGGGCTGACGTCGATGATGGCCGGACCACGCATTTACGGGAGAAGCTGCGTCACCGATGTAATCTTCGCGTTCCCGAGAGGTGTAACCCGGCGTATCGAGTGGGCTTTCTATATTAGTCATGTTGCTGGTTACACGGGAACGTCGATTATGGAGAGAGAAGCTGAGAGGCTCTGCAGTAGAGACACGAGAGAAAATCACGAGGCCAAGACACAGAAGAAGCAGTACAGATTGGATAATAGACATGCGCTTTTGAAAGACAACTTCATCTGCTAGGATGTTGAGACGAGCACTAATAGCCAAAATTTCTCGACGGGATTCTTCTCGTTGACTTTCAAGTGAAATAACAGTCGATTGCCATATTTCATCGTATTGTTGACGAAACACGCGTAGTTCGGTAAGAACTGTGctattgagattttcgaggAAATCAGTTGTCTTTTGAAGTTGCCTTTTTTCGACTCTCAGAAAGGCTTCTCGTAGCATCTTTGATTGCTCCTCAATATACTTCAATGACAAAGTTGAGTTGGTTTCCAACAGCTGCAGGCGTCTTGACACAGCCTTAAAAAAGCTCTCTTGAATTGTGGGAAGAGAGGCGGATCCAGAAGAAGTGTTTGTACCTCGGGTCTTGTTTGTACTTGTAGCATCTTGTGATTTGTTAACTATAATAGTTGTCGAACTTGTCGGGATAGTTGAATGTGAGCTGTCCTGAATTACCTTGGAAGATTCATGGGCCTCTTGGGTAAGTGACGTGCTTGCTAGGGATGCTTTAACCTCAGATAACGTTTGCTGTGCGGAAGGCCCGGTGAAAGACAGTGATGAGGATGTGATCCCATTATCTGTAAAGGCAGTAGAAATCATTTCAGGTGATGGTGGAACTTTCATAGTAGTCTTGAAATTATATGACTCATTCTCCACCGCGGCTTGACTGGTGAGAATATGTTCCGGGGTATCTGAAGGATAGCACAAGTCTAGAGGTCGTATAGAGAGCATTTCAAATTCTCTGGCTATAGGCTTTTTCCAAAGAGAAGTTGGTGTTGGCGGTGGTTTAAGGTGTGTCTCCATTGGCATTTCTTCCCTTTGAACGTCTCGAGTAGTATATAATCCTGTAGGCTCTGTCTGGCTACCCACTGTTACATGCACAGCTTGCATTACAGTCGATTTCGTCTGAATGATTTCTGCTACAGCTTCTGGAACAAATCCTTCTTCAGGATCCTCATCCGCTtcctcgtcgtcatcatTGTTAGCTTCAGTATCCTTCCAACTTTCAAGCATGCGAGTACCATGAACCCTCACGAGCGAGAGTGGGCAATAATACTCCTTTCCGTAATGTGTCAAAAATTCGATGCGTATATACCTTGCCCAAATTTGCGGATTCTCTATTAGAAAAGCTTGTATTTCTCGCGAGTTGCGAGCCTCATAAACACCCAAATCCTTCCACTTATCAGTCTTCACAGGCCATCGATCGCTAACACTGACTCGAAATGTTCTCAACATGCTGGAGAAGAATTCATAATTCGCAAGAACTAGAGTGTCGATCCATATATCTTCCTAATGATTTGTTAGTAATGTGATTTCTGCTGCGGGGAAGCACAACTCCTACCGAAAGCTCAATGACTAAAAATTTGTTCTGTGTTTTACATTCCGAAAGCATATAGGAATCCTTATTCTCTATCAACACagcttttgaattttttgcaCCTTGATGGGTCTTTAGAACAGTAGCTCCGGCATCAAATGATGCATAGGAAAAACGCTCTTTGCAGGTCTTGCCAGCATCCTTACTTCGGTGTTCCTTTCGATGCCCAGAAccacttttctcttcttgtgAATCCTGATTTGAACCCACGCCTTTATCTTTGGTCGTTCTTGAGGTTTGCTCAGCCCCCCCATTCCGGAAAGCGCCAAAGTCCAAATCAATTTCCCCATCATCTCCCAGAGATTCAAGATTGTTTTGAAATGCTTCCGACTCTCTTTTCCTAGCCGCTTCCGCGGATCTTCGCTTGCCCAGATTCAAATCTTGCTGCCCAGCTTGCTCCAATGTTTGTTTCTTCCACTCTTCGAATGACAAGAATGAGGCATCATTAAGCTCTCCTTCATCGACAGTAGTCGGAGATGCCGTAGGAGACGGTATGCCTGGAGATGGGCTGGACGATTTAAGCTGAATGACGGATGTACGACTTGTTTCGTCCGTGATTTTAGTTTCGTCATTTGTTTGGGCAACAGACTCGCTGAAAGGTGCATTCGATATTGTGTCCGTTACAACATCAATTTCCTGGCTTTCGAGAGTTCCAGCTGCACCAATAGCATTTGTCTTTGTAGTTGGCGGAGAGTCCGTATTACTCCAAGATGAACGAAGGCACTGTTGAGGTAATATATCTGTTATGTAATTGATCGTTCTAAACTCGCATGTTCCAGTAGTATTCGGGACATTTAATATAGGGCCTGTGCTGGCAGTGGTTGGCACACTGCTCGCGATTATGCCATTA encodes the following:
- the Bcslp1 gene encoding Bcslp1, with the protein product MVFACHRCIVATTALSFLFCLPNGIIASSVPTTASTGPILNVPNTTGTCEFRTINYITDILPQQCLRSSWSNTDSPPTTKTNAIGAAGTLESQEIDVVTDTISNAPFSESVAQTNDETKITDETSRTSVIQLKSSSPSPGIPSPTASPTTVDEGELNDASFLSFEEWKKQTLEQAGQQDLNLGKRRSAEAARKRESEAFQNNLESLGDDGEIDLDFGAFRNGGAEQTSRTTKDKGVGSNQDSQEEKSGSGHRKEHRSKDAGKTCKERFSYASFDAGATVLKTHQGAKNSKAVLIENKDSYMLSECKTQNKFLVIELSEDIWIDTLVLANYEFFSSMLRTFRVSVSDRWPVKTDKWKDLGVYEARNSREIQAFLIENPQIWARYIRIEFLTHYGKEYYCPLSLVRVHGTRMLESWKDTEANNDDDEEADEDPEEGFVPEAVAEIIQTKSTVMQAVHVTVGSQTEPTGLYTTRDVQREEMPMETHLKPPPTPTSLWKKPIAREFEMLSIRPLDLCYPSDTPEHILTSQAAVENESYNFKTTMKVPPSPEMISTAFTDNGITSSSLSFTGPSAQQTLSEVKASLASTSLTQEAHESSKVIQDSSHSTIPTSSTTIIVNKSQDATSTNKTRGTNTSSGSASLPTIQESFFKAVSRRLQLLETNSTLSLKYIEEQSKMLREAFLRVEKRQLQKTTDFLENLNSTVLTELRVFRQQYDEIWQSTVISLESQREESRREILAISARLNILADEVVFQKRMSIIQSVLLLLCLGLVIFSRVSTAEPLSFSLHNRRSRVTSNMTNIESPLDTPGYTSREREDYIGDAASPVNAWSGHHRRQPSDESVNSRSRSRGWGPPTPISTYSRSDNELTPPRSFDETTTNTMTGATTGTFSRLRRSITMKYQSSNPLLSASREHELLRTSSFGPSLRSHNSSPASFLSVSDAKERGVRDRNPTALASPPPSDIESHDPMDELNSTPTSIQHDTLEGQSVDDIRESRSLLTPTQEHVNEQINEQKPLPALPDGGPSP